The proteins below are encoded in one region of Chroicocephalus ridibundus chromosome 9, bChrRid1.1, whole genome shotgun sequence:
- the ZNF711 gene encoding zinc finger protein 711 isoform X1 has protein sequence MDPGGGSLGLQTQESKMPHTMIMQDFVAGMAGTAHIDGDHIVVSVPEAVLVSDVVTDDGITLDHGLAAEVVQGPDIITETDVVTEGVIVPDSVLEADVAIEEALDTSDHVLTSDLITETVRVPDQVFVADLVTGPDGHLEHVVQDSVSGANSPTVVSEEVLVTNSDSEAVIQAAGTVPGSTVTIKTEDDDDGKSTSEDYLMISLDDVGEKLDHIGSTPLKISTEVTNDDVAKDDGFGSEVIKVYIFKAEAEDDVEIGGTEIVTESDFHNGHSVAGVIEQGGVGRMQREKMVYMAVKDSSQEDEDISCAEIADEVYMEVIVGEEEATSLPETQLEDSGVNKTFVPVAWAAAYGDERRLPRRYEDGQAAGNNLDTRLENKNGNATQYLQICDSISTNRVLKQKTKKRRRGEARQWQTAVIIGPDGQPLTVYPCHICGKKFKSRGFLKRHMKNHPDHMIKKKYQCTDCDFTTNKKVSFHNHLESHKLINKVDKTHEFTEYTRRYREASPLSSNKLILRDKEPKLHKCKYCDYETAEQGLLNRHLLAVHSKNFPHVCVECGKGFRHPSELKKHMRTHTGEKPYQCQHCVFRCADQSNLKTHIKTKHGTDLPFKCEHCPQAFADEKELQQHTELFQGHKTHQCPHCDHKSTNSSDLKRHIISVHTKDFPHKCEVCEKGFHRPSELKKHSETHKGKKIHQCRHCDFKTSDPFVLSGHILSVHTKDLPFKCKRCKRGFRQQNELKKHMKTHSGRKVYQCQYCDYSTTDASGFKRHVISIHTKDYPHRCEYCKKGFRRPSEKNQHIMRHHKEAIM, from the exons TGGCTGGAATGGCTGGCACTGCTCATATCGATGGAGACCATATTGTCGTATCAGTCCCTGAAGCTGTCCTAGTTTCTGATGTTGTTACCGATGATGGAATAACTCTTGATCATGGCTTAGCAGCTGAAGTTGTTCAAGGACCTGACATCATCACTGAAACTGATGTTGTAACAGAAGGTGTAATTGTTCCCGACTCTGTTTTGGAAGCTGATGTTGCTATTGAAGAAGCGTTAGATACCAGTGATCATGTTTTGACTTCTGATCTAATAACAGAAACCGTTAGAGTTCCAGATCAGGTTTTTGTGGCTGACCTTGTTACGGGTCCTGATGGACATCTGGAGCATGTGGTGCAAGATTCTGTGTCGGGAGCCAATTCGCCTACAGTGGTTTCAGAAGAAGTTCTTGTAACGAACTCAGATTCTGAAGCGGTCATTCAAGCAGCTGGTACTGTTCCTGGCTCCACAGTGACTATAAAAACAGAAGACGACGATGATGGCAAGAGTACATCTGAAGACTACTTAATGATATCTT TGGATGATGTTGGAGAAAAATTGGACCATATAGGAAGCACTCCCTTAAAAATCAGTACTGAGGTGACAAATGATGATGTTGCTAAAGATGATGGTTTTGGTTCAGAAGTTATCAAAGTGTACATATTTAAAGCTGAAGCTGAAGATGATGTCGAAATAG GTGGGACAGAAATTGTCACAGAGAGTGACTTTCACAATGGACATTCTGTAGCTGGAGTAATTGAACAAGGAGGTGTTGGTAGAATGCAGCGAGAAAAAATGGTTTACATGGCTGTTAAGGACTCTTCTCAGGAAGATGAAGATATTA GCTGTGCTGAAATAGCAGATGAAGTTTATATGGAAGTTATTGTAGGCGAAGAAGAAGCTACATCACTTCCAGAGACACAGCTTGAAGACTCTGGCGTGAATAAAACTTTTGTCCCTGTTGCTTGGGCTGCTGCTTACG GAGATGAAAGAAGGCTACCCAGAAGATATGAAGATGGTCAAGCGGCAG gaAATAACTTGGATACACGATTAGAAAACAAAAACGGTAATGCAACACAATACCTGCAGATTTGTGATAGCATTAGCACTAATAGAGTgctaaaacaaaaaaccaagaaaaggaggagaggagaggccagGCAATGGCAAACAG ctGTTATAATAGGTCCTGATGGACAGCCCTTAACAGTTTACCCTTGTCATATTTGTGGGAAAAAATTTAAATCCAGAGGATTCTTGAAAAGGCATATGAAGAATCATCCAGATCATATGATTAAGAAGAAATACCAGTGTACAGACTGTGACTTTACAACTAACAAAAAAGTAAGTTTCCACAATCATCTGGAAAGCCATAAACTTATAAATAAAGTTGATAAAACCCATGAGTTTACAGAATATACAAGAAGATACAGAGAAGCAAGCCCGTTGAGTTCTAATAAACTAATACTGAGGGACAAGGAGCCTAAGCTACACAAGTGCAAATATTGTGACTATGAAACTGCAGAGCAGGGACTACTCAATAGACATCTGCTTGCAGTTCACAGTAAGAACTTCCCTCACGTGTGTGTGGAGTGTGGGAAAGGATTCCGTCATCCATCAGAGCTGAAAAAGCATATGAGGACCCACACTGGGGAAAAGCCATACCAGTGTCAGCACTGTGTCTTCAGGTGCGCTGATCAGTCCAATCTGAAAACTCACATCAAAACCAAACACGGGACTGATTTGCCATTTAAATGTGAGCACTGTCCCCAGGCGTTCGCAGATGAAAAAGAACTGCAGCAGCACACAGAATTATTCCAAGGGCATAAGACTCATCAGTGTCCACATTGTGACCATAAGAGCACCAATTCAAGTGACCTGAAGCGACACATTATTTCAGTTCACACAAAGGATTTTCCCCACAAATGCGAGGTATGTGAAAAAGGCTTCCATCGTCCATCTGAGCTCAAAAAGCATAGTGAAACCCATAAAGGTAAAAAGATACATCAGTGTAGACACTGTGACTTTAAAACATCAGATCCTTTTGTACTTAGTGGGCATATCCTCTCAGTTCACACCAAGGACCTgccttttaaatgcaaaagatgTAAAAGAGGATTTAGGCAGCAAAATGAACTTAAGAAGCACATGAAGACCCACAGTGGAAGAAAAGTTTATCAGTGCCAGTATTGTGACTATAGCACTACAGATGCGTCAGGCTTTAAACGACATGTAATATCAATACACACAAAAGACTATCCACATAGGTGTGAGTATTGCAAAAAGGGATTCCGTAGaccatctgaaaaaaatcagcatataaTGAGGCACCACAAAGAGGCCATAATGTAA
- the ZNF711 gene encoding zinc finger protein 711 isoform X6 produces MLVTHQRTTLELAFRVDDVGEKLDHIGSTPLKISTEVTNDDVAKDDGFGSEVIKVYIFKAEAEDDVEIGGTEIVTESDFHNGHSVAGVIEQGGVGRMQREKMVYMAVKDSSQEDEDISCAEIADEVYMEVIVGEEEATSLPETQLEDSGVNKTFVPVAWAAAYGDERRLPRRYEDGQAAGNNLDTRLENKNGNATQYLQICDSISTNRVLKQKTKKRRRGEARQWQTAVIIGPDGQPLTVYPCHICGKKFKSRGFLKRHMKNHPDHMIKKKYQCTDCDFTTNKKVSFHNHLESHKLINKVDKTHEFTEYTRRYREASPLSSNKLILRDKEPKLHKCKYCDYETAEQGLLNRHLLAVHSKNFPHVCVECGKGFRHPSELKKHMRTHTGEKPYQCQHCVFRCADQSNLKTHIKTKHGTDLPFKCEHCPQAFADEKELQQHTELFQGHKTHQCPHCDHKSTNSSDLKRHIISVHTKDFPHKCEVCEKGFHRPSELKKHSETHKGKKIHQCRHCDFKTSDPFVLSGHILSVHTKDLPFKCKRCKRGFRQQNELKKHMKTHSGRKVYQCQYCDYSTTDASGFKRHVISIHTKDYPHRCEYCKKGFRRPSEKNQHIMRHHKEAIM; encoded by the exons ATGTTGGTGACCCACCAAAGAACAACACTGGAGCTGGCCTTTAGGG TGGATGATGTTGGAGAAAAATTGGACCATATAGGAAGCACTCCCTTAAAAATCAGTACTGAGGTGACAAATGATGATGTTGCTAAAGATGATGGTTTTGGTTCAGAAGTTATCAAAGTGTACATATTTAAAGCTGAAGCTGAAGATGATGTCGAAATAG GTGGGACAGAAATTGTCACAGAGAGTGACTTTCACAATGGACATTCTGTAGCTGGAGTAATTGAACAAGGAGGTGTTGGTAGAATGCAGCGAGAAAAAATGGTTTACATGGCTGTTAAGGACTCTTCTCAGGAAGATGAAGATATTA GCTGTGCTGAAATAGCAGATGAAGTTTATATGGAAGTTATTGTAGGCGAAGAAGAAGCTACATCACTTCCAGAGACACAGCTTGAAGACTCTGGCGTGAATAAAACTTTTGTCCCTGTTGCTTGGGCTGCTGCTTACG GAGATGAAAGAAGGCTACCCAGAAGATATGAAGATGGTCAAGCGGCAG gaAATAACTTGGATACACGATTAGAAAACAAAAACGGTAATGCAACACAATACCTGCAGATTTGTGATAGCATTAGCACTAATAGAGTgctaaaacaaaaaaccaagaaaaggaggagaggagaggccagGCAATGGCAAACAG ctGTTATAATAGGTCCTGATGGACAGCCCTTAACAGTTTACCCTTGTCATATTTGTGGGAAAAAATTTAAATCCAGAGGATTCTTGAAAAGGCATATGAAGAATCATCCAGATCATATGATTAAGAAGAAATACCAGTGTACAGACTGTGACTTTACAACTAACAAAAAAGTAAGTTTCCACAATCATCTGGAAAGCCATAAACTTATAAATAAAGTTGATAAAACCCATGAGTTTACAGAATATACAAGAAGATACAGAGAAGCAAGCCCGTTGAGTTCTAATAAACTAATACTGAGGGACAAGGAGCCTAAGCTACACAAGTGCAAATATTGTGACTATGAAACTGCAGAGCAGGGACTACTCAATAGACATCTGCTTGCAGTTCACAGTAAGAACTTCCCTCACGTGTGTGTGGAGTGTGGGAAAGGATTCCGTCATCCATCAGAGCTGAAAAAGCATATGAGGACCCACACTGGGGAAAAGCCATACCAGTGTCAGCACTGTGTCTTCAGGTGCGCTGATCAGTCCAATCTGAAAACTCACATCAAAACCAAACACGGGACTGATTTGCCATTTAAATGTGAGCACTGTCCCCAGGCGTTCGCAGATGAAAAAGAACTGCAGCAGCACACAGAATTATTCCAAGGGCATAAGACTCATCAGTGTCCACATTGTGACCATAAGAGCACCAATTCAAGTGACCTGAAGCGACACATTATTTCAGTTCACACAAAGGATTTTCCCCACAAATGCGAGGTATGTGAAAAAGGCTTCCATCGTCCATCTGAGCTCAAAAAGCATAGTGAAACCCATAAAGGTAAAAAGATACATCAGTGTAGACACTGTGACTTTAAAACATCAGATCCTTTTGTACTTAGTGGGCATATCCTCTCAGTTCACACCAAGGACCTgccttttaaatgcaaaagatgTAAAAGAGGATTTAGGCAGCAAAATGAACTTAAGAAGCACATGAAGACCCACAGTGGAAGAAAAGTTTATCAGTGCCAGTATTGTGACTATAGCACTACAGATGCGTCAGGCTTTAAACGACATGTAATATCAATACACACAAAAGACTATCCACATAGGTGTGAGTATTGCAAAAAGGGATTCCGTAGaccatctgaaaaaaatcagcatataaTGAGGCACCACAAAGAGGCCATAATGTAA
- the ZNF711 gene encoding zinc finger protein 711 isoform X7, whose product MDDVGEKLDHIGSTPLKISTEVTNDDVAKDDGFGSEVIKVYIFKAEAEDDVEIGGTEIVTESDFHNGHSVAGVIEQGGVGRMQREKMVYMAVKDSSQEDEDISCAEIADEVYMEVIVGEEEATSLPETQLEDSGVNKTFVPVAWAAAYGDERRLPRRYEDGQAAGNNLDTRLENKNGNATQYLQICDSISTNRVLKQKTKKRRRGEARQWQTAVIIGPDGQPLTVYPCHICGKKFKSRGFLKRHMKNHPDHMIKKKYQCTDCDFTTNKKVSFHNHLESHKLINKVDKTHEFTEYTRRYREASPLSSNKLILRDKEPKLHKCKYCDYETAEQGLLNRHLLAVHSKNFPHVCVECGKGFRHPSELKKHMRTHTGEKPYQCQHCVFRCADQSNLKTHIKTKHGTDLPFKCEHCPQAFADEKELQQHTELFQGHKTHQCPHCDHKSTNSSDLKRHIISVHTKDFPHKCEVCEKGFHRPSELKKHSETHKGKKIHQCRHCDFKTSDPFVLSGHILSVHTKDLPFKCKRCKRGFRQQNELKKHMKTHSGRKVYQCQYCDYSTTDASGFKRHVISIHTKDYPHRCEYCKKGFRRPSEKNQHIMRHHKEAIM is encoded by the exons A TGGATGATGTTGGAGAAAAATTGGACCATATAGGAAGCACTCCCTTAAAAATCAGTACTGAGGTGACAAATGATGATGTTGCTAAAGATGATGGTTTTGGTTCAGAAGTTATCAAAGTGTACATATTTAAAGCTGAAGCTGAAGATGATGTCGAAATAG GTGGGACAGAAATTGTCACAGAGAGTGACTTTCACAATGGACATTCTGTAGCTGGAGTAATTGAACAAGGAGGTGTTGGTAGAATGCAGCGAGAAAAAATGGTTTACATGGCTGTTAAGGACTCTTCTCAGGAAGATGAAGATATTA GCTGTGCTGAAATAGCAGATGAAGTTTATATGGAAGTTATTGTAGGCGAAGAAGAAGCTACATCACTTCCAGAGACACAGCTTGAAGACTCTGGCGTGAATAAAACTTTTGTCCCTGTTGCTTGGGCTGCTGCTTACG GAGATGAAAGAAGGCTACCCAGAAGATATGAAGATGGTCAAGCGGCAG gaAATAACTTGGATACACGATTAGAAAACAAAAACGGTAATGCAACACAATACCTGCAGATTTGTGATAGCATTAGCACTAATAGAGTgctaaaacaaaaaaccaagaaaaggaggagaggagaggccagGCAATGGCAAACAG ctGTTATAATAGGTCCTGATGGACAGCCCTTAACAGTTTACCCTTGTCATATTTGTGGGAAAAAATTTAAATCCAGAGGATTCTTGAAAAGGCATATGAAGAATCATCCAGATCATATGATTAAGAAGAAATACCAGTGTACAGACTGTGACTTTACAACTAACAAAAAAGTAAGTTTCCACAATCATCTGGAAAGCCATAAACTTATAAATAAAGTTGATAAAACCCATGAGTTTACAGAATATACAAGAAGATACAGAGAAGCAAGCCCGTTGAGTTCTAATAAACTAATACTGAGGGACAAGGAGCCTAAGCTACACAAGTGCAAATATTGTGACTATGAAACTGCAGAGCAGGGACTACTCAATAGACATCTGCTTGCAGTTCACAGTAAGAACTTCCCTCACGTGTGTGTGGAGTGTGGGAAAGGATTCCGTCATCCATCAGAGCTGAAAAAGCATATGAGGACCCACACTGGGGAAAAGCCATACCAGTGTCAGCACTGTGTCTTCAGGTGCGCTGATCAGTCCAATCTGAAAACTCACATCAAAACCAAACACGGGACTGATTTGCCATTTAAATGTGAGCACTGTCCCCAGGCGTTCGCAGATGAAAAAGAACTGCAGCAGCACACAGAATTATTCCAAGGGCATAAGACTCATCAGTGTCCACATTGTGACCATAAGAGCACCAATTCAAGTGACCTGAAGCGACACATTATTTCAGTTCACACAAAGGATTTTCCCCACAAATGCGAGGTATGTGAAAAAGGCTTCCATCGTCCATCTGAGCTCAAAAAGCATAGTGAAACCCATAAAGGTAAAAAGATACATCAGTGTAGACACTGTGACTTTAAAACATCAGATCCTTTTGTACTTAGTGGGCATATCCTCTCAGTTCACACCAAGGACCTgccttttaaatgcaaaagatgTAAAAGAGGATTTAGGCAGCAAAATGAACTTAAGAAGCACATGAAGACCCACAGTGGAAGAAAAGTTTATCAGTGCCAGTATTGTGACTATAGCACTACAGATGCGTCAGGCTTTAAACGACATGTAATATCAATACACACAAAAGACTATCCACATAGGTGTGAGTATTGCAAAAAGGGATTCCGTAGaccatctgaaaaaaatcagcatataaTGAGGCACCACAAAGAGGCCATAATGTAA
- the ZNF711 gene encoding zinc finger protein 711 isoform X2, whose product MDPGGGSLGLQTQESKMPHTMIMQDFVAGMAGTAHIDGDHIVVSVPEAVLVSDVVTDDGITLDHGLAAEVVQGPDIITETDVVTEGVIVPDSVLEADVAIEEALDTSDHVLTSDLITETVRVPDQVFVADLVTGPDGHLEHVVQDSVSGANSPTVVSEEVLVTNSDSEAVIQAAGTVPGSTVTIKTEDDDDGKSTSEDYLMISLDDVGEKLDHIGSTPLKISTEVTNDDVAKDDGFGSEVIKVYIFKAEAEDDVEIGGTEIVTESDFHNGHSVAGVIEQGGVGRMQREKMVYMAVKDSSQEDEDISCAEIADEVYMEVIVGEEEATSLPETQLEDSGVNKTFVPVAWAAAYGDERRLPRRYEDGQAAGNNLDTRLENKNAVIIGPDGQPLTVYPCHICGKKFKSRGFLKRHMKNHPDHMIKKKYQCTDCDFTTNKKVSFHNHLESHKLINKVDKTHEFTEYTRRYREASPLSSNKLILRDKEPKLHKCKYCDYETAEQGLLNRHLLAVHSKNFPHVCVECGKGFRHPSELKKHMRTHTGEKPYQCQHCVFRCADQSNLKTHIKTKHGTDLPFKCEHCPQAFADEKELQQHTELFQGHKTHQCPHCDHKSTNSSDLKRHIISVHTKDFPHKCEVCEKGFHRPSELKKHSETHKGKKIHQCRHCDFKTSDPFVLSGHILSVHTKDLPFKCKRCKRGFRQQNELKKHMKTHSGRKVYQCQYCDYSTTDASGFKRHVISIHTKDYPHRCEYCKKGFRRPSEKNQHIMRHHKEAIM is encoded by the exons TGGCTGGAATGGCTGGCACTGCTCATATCGATGGAGACCATATTGTCGTATCAGTCCCTGAAGCTGTCCTAGTTTCTGATGTTGTTACCGATGATGGAATAACTCTTGATCATGGCTTAGCAGCTGAAGTTGTTCAAGGACCTGACATCATCACTGAAACTGATGTTGTAACAGAAGGTGTAATTGTTCCCGACTCTGTTTTGGAAGCTGATGTTGCTATTGAAGAAGCGTTAGATACCAGTGATCATGTTTTGACTTCTGATCTAATAACAGAAACCGTTAGAGTTCCAGATCAGGTTTTTGTGGCTGACCTTGTTACGGGTCCTGATGGACATCTGGAGCATGTGGTGCAAGATTCTGTGTCGGGAGCCAATTCGCCTACAGTGGTTTCAGAAGAAGTTCTTGTAACGAACTCAGATTCTGAAGCGGTCATTCAAGCAGCTGGTACTGTTCCTGGCTCCACAGTGACTATAAAAACAGAAGACGACGATGATGGCAAGAGTACATCTGAAGACTACTTAATGATATCTT TGGATGATGTTGGAGAAAAATTGGACCATATAGGAAGCACTCCCTTAAAAATCAGTACTGAGGTGACAAATGATGATGTTGCTAAAGATGATGGTTTTGGTTCAGAAGTTATCAAAGTGTACATATTTAAAGCTGAAGCTGAAGATGATGTCGAAATAG GTGGGACAGAAATTGTCACAGAGAGTGACTTTCACAATGGACATTCTGTAGCTGGAGTAATTGAACAAGGAGGTGTTGGTAGAATGCAGCGAGAAAAAATGGTTTACATGGCTGTTAAGGACTCTTCTCAGGAAGATGAAGATATTA GCTGTGCTGAAATAGCAGATGAAGTTTATATGGAAGTTATTGTAGGCGAAGAAGAAGCTACATCACTTCCAGAGACACAGCTTGAAGACTCTGGCGTGAATAAAACTTTTGTCCCTGTTGCTTGGGCTGCTGCTTACG GAGATGAAAGAAGGCTACCCAGAAGATATGAAGATGGTCAAGCGGCAG gaAATAACTTGGATACACGATTAGAAAACAAAAACG ctGTTATAATAGGTCCTGATGGACAGCCCTTAACAGTTTACCCTTGTCATATTTGTGGGAAAAAATTTAAATCCAGAGGATTCTTGAAAAGGCATATGAAGAATCATCCAGATCATATGATTAAGAAGAAATACCAGTGTACAGACTGTGACTTTACAACTAACAAAAAAGTAAGTTTCCACAATCATCTGGAAAGCCATAAACTTATAAATAAAGTTGATAAAACCCATGAGTTTACAGAATATACAAGAAGATACAGAGAAGCAAGCCCGTTGAGTTCTAATAAACTAATACTGAGGGACAAGGAGCCTAAGCTACACAAGTGCAAATATTGTGACTATGAAACTGCAGAGCAGGGACTACTCAATAGACATCTGCTTGCAGTTCACAGTAAGAACTTCCCTCACGTGTGTGTGGAGTGTGGGAAAGGATTCCGTCATCCATCAGAGCTGAAAAAGCATATGAGGACCCACACTGGGGAAAAGCCATACCAGTGTCAGCACTGTGTCTTCAGGTGCGCTGATCAGTCCAATCTGAAAACTCACATCAAAACCAAACACGGGACTGATTTGCCATTTAAATGTGAGCACTGTCCCCAGGCGTTCGCAGATGAAAAAGAACTGCAGCAGCACACAGAATTATTCCAAGGGCATAAGACTCATCAGTGTCCACATTGTGACCATAAGAGCACCAATTCAAGTGACCTGAAGCGACACATTATTTCAGTTCACACAAAGGATTTTCCCCACAAATGCGAGGTATGTGAAAAAGGCTTCCATCGTCCATCTGAGCTCAAAAAGCATAGTGAAACCCATAAAGGTAAAAAGATACATCAGTGTAGACACTGTGACTTTAAAACATCAGATCCTTTTGTACTTAGTGGGCATATCCTCTCAGTTCACACCAAGGACCTgccttttaaatgcaaaagatgTAAAAGAGGATTTAGGCAGCAAAATGAACTTAAGAAGCACATGAAGACCCACAGTGGAAGAAAAGTTTATCAGTGCCAGTATTGTGACTATAGCACTACAGATGCGTCAGGCTTTAAACGACATGTAATATCAATACACACAAAAGACTATCCACATAGGTGTGAGTATTGCAAAAAGGGATTCCGTAGaccatctgaaaaaaatcagcatataaTGAGGCACCACAAAGAGGCCATAATGTAA